One bacterium genomic region harbors:
- a CDS encoding FMN-binding glutamate synthase family protein: protein MPILTALLIGCVAIGWGLDVFAARVATAPVAVLVLLGLHDLVQHKHSILRNFPVLGHLRFLLEDVGPELRQYVVEHNTEGRPFNRDQRSLVYQRSKGLLDKKPFGTELDVYLPGHHWLTHSLETKPSLADPARKLRIDVGGPDCSQPYSSSFFNISAMSFGSLSASAIQALNEGARRGGFAHNTGEGGISRHHQKPGGDLIWQVGTGYFGCRNADGGFDPDRFRQEASHERVRMIELKLSQGAKPGHGGILPGEKVTPEIAEARGVELGTDCISPPRHPTFDGPTGLLEFLSELRILAGGKPVGFKLAIGRPIEFVSICRAIHETGLVPDFITVDGGEGGTGAAPIEFSDRMGMPLLEAIVLVNNALVGIGVREKIRVFASGKRVTSIALAHAAALGADAVNSARGFMLALGCIQAQRCHTNRCPVGVATQDRRLAHALHVDDKAKRVERFHATTLEALAEVVGAAGLSHPSELSPADIYQRVSPWEIRPLSALYPVLSPGALIDGTAQGFLREAWNASSASSFR from the coding sequence ATGCCCATTCTTACCGCCTTGTTGATCGGCTGTGTCGCCATCGGTTGGGGCCTGGACGTCTTCGCGGCTCGCGTCGCAACAGCTCCCGTGGCAGTACTCGTCCTGCTCGGCCTTCACGATCTCGTCCAGCACAAGCACAGCATCCTGCGGAATTTTCCCGTGCTAGGCCATCTTCGGTTCCTGCTCGAAGACGTTGGGCCCGAACTTCGTCAATACGTCGTCGAACACAACACGGAGGGCCGGCCCTTCAATCGGGACCAACGCTCGCTCGTCTACCAGCGTTCCAAGGGATTGTTGGACAAGAAGCCCTTCGGTACCGAGCTCGATGTCTACTTGCCGGGCCACCACTGGCTGACCCATTCCCTCGAAACGAAGCCATCGCTGGCGGATCCAGCTCGCAAGCTACGGATCGATGTGGGTGGCCCGGATTGCTCCCAACCCTACTCGTCCTCGTTCTTCAACATCTCCGCGATGAGCTTCGGTTCTCTCTCAGCATCTGCAATTCAGGCGCTGAACGAGGGGGCAAGACGCGGCGGCTTCGCTCACAACACCGGTGAGGGCGGCATCAGCCGCCACCACCAGAAACCGGGTGGTGATCTGATCTGGCAGGTGGGTACGGGCTACTTCGGTTGCCGCAATGCTGACGGTGGCTTCGACCCGGACCGTTTTCGCCAGGAAGCCTCCCACGAACGCGTGCGCATGATCGAGTTGAAGCTCTCCCAGGGGGCAAAGCCGGGCCACGGCGGCATCCTGCCGGGCGAGAAGGTCACACCGGAGATCGCGGAAGCACGCGGGGTCGAGTTGGGGACGGATTGCATCTCCCCTCCGAGGCATCCTACGTTCGACGGACCGACGGGTCTGCTCGAGTTCCTCAGCGAGCTGCGCATCCTGGCCGGCGGCAAACCCGTGGGCTTCAAGCTCGCCATCGGGCGGCCAATCGAGTTCGTGAGCATCTGTCGCGCCATCCACGAAACCGGCCTGGTGCCAGACTTCATCACCGTCGATGGCGGAGAAGGCGGCACGGGCGCTGCACCCATCGAGTTCTCGGATCGCATGGGCATGCCACTCCTCGAGGCCATCGTGTTGGTGAACAACGCGCTGGTCGGCATCGGCGTGCGAGAAAAGATCCGCGTATTCGCCTCGGGCAAGCGCGTCACCTCGATCGCCCTGGCCCACGCAGCTGCGCTCGGTGCAGATGCCGTGAACTCTGCCCGCGGGTTCATGTTGGCGCTCGGTTGCATCCAGGCACAGCGTTGCCATACCAACCGCTGCCCCGTCGGTGTCGCCACCCAGGATCGGCGGCTAGCCCACGCCCTTCATGTCGACGACAAGGCCAAGCGCGTCGAACGCTTCCACGCCACCACGCTCGAGGCCCTGGCCGAAGTCGTCGGAGCCGCGGGCCTATCCCATCCTTCCGAGCTGTCCCCGGCGGATATCTACCAACGGGTGAGCCCCTGGGAAATCCGGCCGCTCTCGGCCCTCTACCCCGTCCTATCGCCGGGAGCCCTCATCGACGGTACGGCCCAAGGCTTTCTTCGAGAGGCCTGGAACGCGTCGAGTGCCTCGTCGTTCCGGTAG
- the thiC gene encoding phosphomethylpyrimidine synthase ThiC produces MTQLEHARLGNVTPEMRRVAEREPHLTPESVRDEVAAGRMVIPANRIHLQHKLDPMAIGRASQTKVNANMGASPISSDTSEEVEKLHWAERWQADTVMDLSTGGDLDKTRVAIIQNSTVPIGTVPIYSMILGRRIEDLDDATILEQLEHQAKQGVDYFTIHAGVLQEHLPWVQKRLIGIVSRGGSLLAKWMIHHGKQNPMNTLWDEICGVLRRYDVTFSIGDGLRPGGLADASDAAQLGELEAMGELTERAWRNGCQVMIEGPGHMPFDQIEFNMKLQRRLCHGAPFYVLGPLVTDIFPGYDHITSSIGATAAAYHGASMLCYVTPKEHLGLPKRDDVKQGCIAYKIAAHAADIALGIPGTRDRDDELTKARAALNWQKHFELSFDPDTARAYHDEDLDVDTDFCAMCGHDWCSVRISKEIIQFVSGKEESYAWNEPKISQALSAEQKEILEKRGVLSPEELHRLASKTRTSMSAESGKAACHSDVASNDEAKELQGAPGK; encoded by the coding sequence ATCACGCAACTGGAGCACGCTCGGCTCGGCAACGTCACCCCTGAAATGCGGCGGGTCGCCGAACGCGAACCTCACCTCACACCGGAATCGGTACGCGACGAAGTGGCGGCCGGCCGCATGGTCATCCCGGCCAACCGAATCCACCTCCAGCACAAGCTCGACCCGATGGCGATCGGACGTGCCAGCCAGACGAAGGTCAACGCGAACATGGGCGCCTCACCCATCTCGAGCGACACCAGCGAAGAAGTCGAGAAGCTGCATTGGGCCGAGCGCTGGCAAGCCGACACGGTGATGGATCTCTCGACGGGCGGTGACCTCGACAAGACCCGCGTGGCCATCATCCAGAATTCCACGGTGCCGATCGGTACGGTCCCCATCTACTCGATGATTCTTGGTCGCCGGATCGAAGATCTGGACGACGCCACCATCCTCGAGCAACTCGAGCACCAGGCAAAGCAGGGCGTCGATTACTTCACCATCCACGCGGGCGTGCTGCAGGAGCACCTCCCTTGGGTGCAGAAGCGATTGATCGGCATCGTTTCCCGGGGCGGCTCGTTGCTGGCGAAGTGGATGATCCACCACGGCAAGCAGAACCCCATGAATACGCTCTGGGACGAGATCTGCGGCGTGCTGAGACGCTATGACGTGACCTTCTCGATCGGCGACGGCTTGCGCCCGGGCGGGCTCGCCGATGCCAGCGATGCGGCCCAGCTAGGCGAGCTGGAGGCCATGGGCGAGCTGACCGAGCGTGCCTGGCGGAACGGCTGCCAGGTGATGATCGAAGGGCCCGGCCATATGCCCTTCGATCAGATCGAATTCAACATGAAGCTGCAGCGCAGGCTCTGTCATGGTGCACCCTTCTACGTACTGGGCCCTCTCGTCACCGATATCTTCCCGGGTTACGACCACATCACGAGCTCGATCGGCGCTACGGCCGCCGCCTACCATGGTGCCTCGATGCTTTGTTATGTGACACCGAAGGAGCATCTTGGACTCCCCAAGCGCGACGACGTGAAGCAGGGCTGCATCGCCTACAAGATCGCTGCGCATGCTGCGGATATCGCCCTCGGCATTCCGGGAACCCGGGATCGCGACGACGAACTGACCAAGGCCCGCGCCGCGCTGAATTGGCAAAAGCATTTCGAGCTTTCCTTCGATCCGGATACGGCCCGTGCGTATCACGATGAAGATCTCGATGTGGATACCGACTTCTGTGCGATGTGCGGCCACGATTGGTGCTCCGTGCGGATCAGCAAGGAGATCATCCAGTTCGTGAGTGGCAAGGAAGAGAGCTACGCCTGGAACGAGCCGAAGATCAGCCAGGCGCTCTCCGCCGAACAGAAGGAGATCCTGGAGAAACGCGGCGTGCTCTCCCCGGAGGAGCTGCACCGACTGGCCTCGAAGACCC